In Paenibacillus sp. FSL M7-0420, a single genomic region encodes these proteins:
- the rpoB gene encoding DNA-directed RNA polymerase subunit beta — protein MAGHLVQYGRRTRRSYARIKEVLEVPNLIEIQQKSYDWFLEEGLREMFQDISPIQDFTGNLVLEFIDYSLGEPKYTVDDAKERDVTYAAPLRVKVRLINKETGEVKEQEVFMGDFPLMTETGTFIINGAERVIVSQLVRSPSVYFSTKVDKNGKKTYTATVIPNRGAWLELETDAKDIMYVRIDRTRKIPVTVLLRALGFGSDAEILELLGNDEYIRNTLDKDNTDSTEKALIEIYERLRPGEPPTLDNAKSLLVARFFDPKRYDLANVGRYKINKKLHIKNRLFNQRLAQPLVDESTGEILAESGQMVDRRLLDELIPYFEKSMAAKNYRVTGGVMDSEDIPLQTIDVFSPIEEGRIIKLIANGNIDKSVKHITQADIISSISYFINLLHGIGNTDDIDHLGNRRLRSVGELLQNQFRIGLSRMERVVRERMSIQDANAITPQALINIRPVIASIKEFFGSSQLSQFMDQTNPLAELTHKRRLSALGPGGLTRERAGFEVRDVHHSHYGRMCPIETPEGPNIGLINSLSTFARINEYGFIEAPYRWVDPKTGKVTEQIDYLTADEEDNYVVAQANVLIDEDGSFKEDQVIVRYNKDSDNITTMPSNRVDYMDVSPKQVVSVATALIPFLENDDSNRALMGSNMQRQAVPLLIPKAPLVGTGMEHKSAKDSGVCIVSKYDGIIERSSANEIWLRRVEAVEGKEVKGDIVKYKLHKFMRSNQGTCINQRPLAKRGDIVKKGDILADGPSTEMGELALGRNVVVAFMTWEGYNYEDAILLSEKLVKEDVYTSIHIEEYESEARDTKLGPEEITRDIPNVGEEALRNLDERGIIRIGAEINAGDILVGKVTPKGVTELTAEERLLHAIFGEKAREVRDTSLRVPHGSDGIIVDVKVFTRENGDELPPGVNQLVRVYIAQKRKISEGDKMAGRHGNKGVVARILPEEDMPFLPDGTPVQVVLNPLGVPSRMNIGQVLEVHIGMAALRLGIHVATPVFDGAREYDVFDTMEEAGMQRNGKTVLYDGRTGERFEREVTVGVMHMIKLAHMVDDKIHARSTGPYSLVTQQPLGGKAQFGGQRFGEMEVWALEAYGAAYTLQEILTVKSDDVVGRVKTYESIVKGENVPEPGVPESFKVLIKELQSLGMDVKILSGDEQEIEMKELDDEDETSGDKLSLNLEGAEVGIE, from the coding sequence TTGGCAGGACATCTTGTTCAGTATGGTCGACGCACTCGGCGGAGCTATGCGAGAATTAAAGAGGTACTCGAGGTCCCGAACCTGATCGAGATCCAACAAAAATCTTATGATTGGTTTTTGGAGGAAGGATTGCGGGAAATGTTCCAGGACATCTCGCCGATCCAGGATTTCACAGGGAATTTGGTACTAGAGTTCATTGATTACAGCCTGGGTGAACCGAAGTACACGGTTGACGACGCTAAAGAGCGGGACGTAACATATGCAGCACCTCTGCGTGTGAAGGTGCGTCTCATCAATAAGGAGACCGGTGAGGTAAAAGAGCAGGAAGTGTTCATGGGAGATTTCCCTCTGATGACGGAAACCGGCACTTTTATTATCAATGGTGCGGAACGGGTTATTGTCAGCCAGTTGGTTCGCTCTCCAAGCGTCTATTTCAGCACAAAAGTGGATAAGAACGGCAAAAAAACTTACACCGCCACAGTAATTCCGAATCGCGGAGCCTGGCTGGAGCTTGAGACCGACGCTAAGGACATCATGTATGTCCGTATCGACCGGACTCGTAAGATCCCGGTAACAGTGCTCTTGCGTGCTCTGGGCTTCGGCAGTGATGCTGAAATTCTGGAACTGCTTGGCAATGATGAATATATTCGCAACACGCTGGATAAAGACAACACGGATTCCACGGAGAAGGCGCTTATTGAAATCTACGAGCGTCTGCGTCCGGGCGAACCGCCTACACTTGATAATGCCAAGAGCTTGCTCGTCGCACGTTTCTTTGACCCGAAACGTTATGATTTGGCCAATGTAGGCCGTTACAAAATCAATAAAAAGCTGCATATTAAGAATCGTCTGTTCAATCAGCGTCTGGCACAGCCTTTGGTTGATGAATCTACCGGAGAAATTCTGGCAGAATCCGGCCAAATGGTGGACCGCCGCCTGCTTGATGAGCTGATTCCTTATTTCGAGAAGAGTATGGCTGCCAAAAACTACCGTGTAACCGGCGGTGTAATGGACAGCGAAGATATTCCGCTTCAGACCATTGACGTATTCTCGCCAATCGAAGAAGGCCGTATTATCAAACTGATCGCCAATGGCAACATTGATAAATCGGTTAAGCATATTACTCAGGCTGATATTATATCCTCAATCAGCTACTTTATTAATTTGCTGCATGGTATCGGCAACACGGATGATATTGACCATCTGGGTAACCGCCGTCTGCGTTCTGTAGGTGAGCTTCTGCAGAATCAGTTCCGGATCGGTCTGTCCCGTATGGAGCGCGTAGTCCGCGAGAGAATGTCGATTCAGGATGCCAATGCGATTACACCGCAGGCGCTGATCAACATCCGTCCGGTTATCGCATCCATCAAAGAGTTCTTCGGCAGTTCGCAGCTGTCCCAGTTCATGGATCAGACGAACCCGCTTGCCGAGCTTACGCATAAGCGCCGTCTGTCTGCACTCGGACCCGGCGGTCTGACTCGTGAACGCGCAGGCTTTGAAGTCCGCGACGTCCATCACAGTCACTATGGCCGTATGTGTCCTATCGAGACTCCGGAAGGTCCGAATATCGGTCTGATCAACTCCTTGTCCACCTTCGCCCGCATCAATGAATACGGCTTTATCGAAGCTCCGTATCGTTGGGTAGATCCAAAGACAGGTAAGGTAACTGAGCAAATCGATTATCTGACTGCCGATGAAGAAGATAACTATGTAGTTGCACAGGCGAATGTACTGATCGATGAGGATGGCTCCTTTAAGGAAGACCAGGTTATCGTTCGTTACAACAAGGATTCAGACAACATCACTACTATGCCTAGCAACCGTGTAGACTATATGGACGTTTCGCCAAAACAGGTCGTATCGGTCGCAACGGCGCTCATTCCGTTCCTTGAGAACGATGACTCCAACCGCGCACTGATGGGATCGAACATGCAGCGTCAGGCCGTTCCGCTTCTTATTCCTAAGGCTCCGCTTGTAGGGACAGGGATGGAGCATAAGTCTGCTAAAGACTCCGGCGTATGTATTGTCTCCAAATATGACGGTATTATCGAACGCTCCTCTGCCAATGAAATCTGGCTGCGCCGTGTTGAGGCAGTTGAGGGCAAGGAAGTCAAAGGCGATATCGTTAAATATAAATTACACAAATTCATGCGTTCGAACCAGGGTACCTGTATTAACCAGCGTCCACTGGCTAAACGTGGGGATATCGTCAAAAAAGGTGACATCCTGGCAGATGGACCTTCCACAGAAATGGGCGAACTTGCGCTTGGCCGCAACGTAGTCGTTGCGTTCATGACTTGGGAAGGCTACAACTACGAGGATGCGATCCTGCTGAGTGAAAAGCTGGTGAAGGAAGATGTATACACTTCGATCCACATCGAGGAATACGAATCCGAAGCCCGTGATACGAAGCTCGGACCTGAAGAGATCACACGTGATATTCCTAACGTCGGTGAAGAGGCGCTCCGCAATCTGGATGAGCGCGGAATTATCCGTATCGGTGCGGAAATCAATGCCGGGGATATTCTGGTAGGTAAGGTTACTCCGAAGGGTGTAACTGAGCTGACTGCCGAGGAACGCCTGCTGCATGCGATCTTCGGTGAGAAGGCCCGTGAAGTTCGTGATACCTCCCTGCGCGTTCCGCATGGTAGTGATGGTATTATCGTTGACGTCAAAGTATTCACACGCGAGAACGGCGATGAGCTGCCTCCTGGCGTGAATCAGCTGGTTCGTGTCTACATCGCCCAGAAGCGTAAAATTTCTGAAGGTGACAAGATGGCCGGACGTCACGGTAACAAGGGTGTCGTTGCCCGTATCCTGCCAGAAGAAGATATGCCGTTCCTTCCTGACGGTACGCCGGTACAAGTTGTCCTGAACCCGCTGGGCGTTCCTTCGCGTATGAACATCGGACAGGTGCTTGAAGTCCATATTGGTATGGCTGCACTGCGTCTGGGTATCCACGTGGCTACTCCGGTATTCGACGGAGCCCGCGAGTATGACGTGTTCGATACGATGGAAGAAGCCGGTATGCAGCGTAATGGTAAGACTGTGCTGTATGACGGACGTACAGGCGAGCGCTTCGAGCGTGAGGTTACTGTCGGCGTCATGCACATGATCAAGCTCGCGCACATGGTTGACGATAAGATTCATGCCCGTTCTACAGGTCCTTACTCACTCGTTACACAACAGCCACTGGGCGGTAAAGCTCAGTTCGGCGGACAGCGTTTCGGGGAGATGGAAGTGTGGGCGCTTGAAGCTTACGGCGCGGCGTATACACTGCAAGAGATTTTGACCGTGAAATCCGATGATGTGGTCGGCCGTGTGAAAACGTACGAATCCATTGTCAAAGGTGAAAATGTTCCAGAACCGGGTGTACCGGAATCGTTCAAGGTATTGATCAAGGAACTGCAGTCGCTCGGGATGGATGTCAAAATCCTCAGCGGTGACGAGCAGGAGATCGAGATGAAGGAACTGGACGATGAGGACGAGACGTCAGGCGATAAGCTGAGCCTCAATTTGGAAGGCGCAGAAGTCGGCATAGAGTAG
- a CDS encoding class I SAM-dependent methyltransferase — protein MSQHYYSQQPEARHDRRSIDTELRGKRLRFTSDAGVFSKGDIDHGSRVLIEAMEIPEGAKVLDVGCGYGPIGISAAHLASKGHVTMIDINSRAVELARENAQHNGIRNVTVMESDVLSAVEGQAFDVILTNPPIRAGKAVVHAIFEQAYDHLNEGGCLWVVIQKKQGAPSAVAKLESMFAVVEEVGKDKGYRILKAQK, from the coding sequence ATGTCGCAGCATTATTACTCGCAGCAGCCGGAAGCGCGTCATGACAGACGCAGCATCGATACGGAGCTGAGAGGCAAACGCCTCCGCTTTACCAGCGACGCCGGTGTTTTTTCTAAAGGAGATATTGATCATGGCAGCCGTGTTCTGATTGAGGCGATGGAGATTCCGGAGGGTGCGAAGGTACTGGATGTGGGTTGTGGTTACGGGCCTATAGGGATTAGTGCGGCGCATCTCGCTTCTAAGGGACATGTGACGATGATTGATATCAACAGCCGTGCGGTCGAGCTTGCCCGCGAGAATGCGCAGCATAATGGAATCCGCAATGTTACGGTGATGGAAAGTGATGTGCTATCGGCAGTAGAGGGGCAGGCCTTCGATGTGATCCTAACCAACCCGCCGATTCGTGCCGGGAAGGCCGTAGTGCATGCGATTTTTGAACAGGCGTATGATCATTTGAATGAGGGCGGTTGTCTGTGGGTTGTCATTCAGAAGAAGCAGGGTGCGCCGTCGGCGGTTGCCAAGCTGGAGAGTATGTTTGCGGTGGTAGAAGAAGTAGGGAAAGACAAGGGCTATAGAATCTTAAAAGCTCAGAAATAA
- the rplL gene encoding 50S ribosomal protein L7/L12, with amino-acid sequence MSKETILEEIKGMSVLELNDLVKAIEEEFGVTAAAPVAAGGAVAAVEAEQSEFDVILTSAGASKINVIKIVREITGLGLKEAKEVVDNAPKAIKEKVSKEEAEATKAKLEEAGAAVEVK; translated from the coding sequence ATGAGCAAAGAAACAATCTTAGAAGAAATTAAAGGCATGAGCGTACTGGAACTGAACGACCTGGTAAAAGCAATCGAAGAAGAATTCGGCGTAACTGCAGCAGCTCCAGTAGCAGCTGGCGGCGCTGTAGCAGCTGTTGAAGCTGAACAGTCCGAATTCGACGTAATTTTGACAAGCGCTGGCGCTTCCAAAATCAACGTTATCAAAATCGTTCGCGAAATCACAGGTCTTGGCTTGAAAGAAGCTAAAGAAGTTGTAGACAACGCTCCAAAAGCAATCAAAGAAAAAGTAAGCAAAGAAGAAGCCGAAGCTACCAAAGCAAAATTGGAAGAAGCAGGCGCAGCTGTAGAAGTAAAATAA
- the rplJ gene encoding 50S ribosomal protein L10, which produces MANAKVIQAKQDAVDVVTSKLQNSVSTVVADYRGLNVSQVTELRKQLREAGVEFQVLKNTLLRRATAAAELTDLDAVLTGPTAIAFSETDAVAAAKILNDFAKKNDALKLKGGVVEGKVIDADQLKALAELPSRDGLLSMLLSVLQAPMRNFALAVKAVAEKEEQSA; this is translated from the coding sequence TTGGCAAATGCAAAAGTAATCCAAGCTAAACAGGATGCGGTTGATGTTGTTACTAGCAAACTGCAGAACAGTGTCTCCACTGTTGTTGCAGACTACCGCGGATTGAACGTATCGCAAGTGACTGAACTACGTAAGCAGCTTCGTGAAGCTGGCGTTGAGTTTCAAGTCCTGAAGAACACATTGCTTCGCCGTGCAACTGCGGCAGCTGAGCTGACTGATCTGGACGCTGTCCTGACGGGTCCTACAGCGATCGCATTCAGCGAGACTGATGCGGTAGCAGCAGCTAAGATTCTAAATGACTTCGCTAAGAAGAACGACGCTTTGAAACTGAAAGGCGGCGTTGTAGAAGGTAAAGTTATCGATGCGGACCAACTGAAAGCACTGGCTGAACTGCCATCCCGCGATGGTTTGCTCTCCATGCTGCTTAGCGTGCTTCAAGCTCCAATGCGCAACTTCGCGCTTGCAGTTAAAGCTGTTGCTGAGAAAGAAGAACAAAGCGCGTAA
- the rplA gene encoding 50S ribosomal protein L1 has protein sequence MAKHGKKYMESAKLINSEATYEPSEAVELVKKAATAKFDETVEAAVRLGVDPRKQDQAVRGVVVLPHGTGKTQRVLVFAKGEKAKEAEAAGADFVGDADMINKIQQGWFEFDVCVATPDMMSEVGKLGRLLGGKGLMPNPKAGTVTFDVTKAVQEIKAGKIEYRLDKAGQIHAPIGKVSFNAEQLNENLKALMDALNRAKPAAAKGVYLKGIAISSTMGPSARVNAAAFR, from the coding sequence ATGGCTAAACATGGTAAGAAATACATGGAATCTGCTAAGCTGATCAACAGCGAAGCGACTTACGAGCCTTCAGAAGCTGTAGAGCTTGTGAAAAAGGCAGCAACTGCCAAATTCGACGAAACCGTTGAAGCAGCAGTTCGTCTGGGTGTAGACCCGCGTAAACAAGACCAGGCAGTTCGTGGTGTTGTTGTCCTGCCTCACGGCACAGGCAAAACACAACGCGTGCTTGTATTTGCAAAAGGTGAAAAAGCGAAGGAAGCGGAAGCGGCTGGCGCTGATTTTGTTGGTGATGCTGACATGATCAACAAGATTCAACAGGGCTGGTTCGAATTCGACGTCTGCGTAGCTACACCTGATATGATGAGTGAAGTCGGTAAACTGGGTCGTCTGCTCGGTGGTAAAGGCCTCATGCCTAACCCTAAAGCAGGTACAGTTACTTTCGACGTTACCAAGGCTGTTCAAGAAATCAAAGCCGGTAAGATCGAATACCGTCTTGACAAAGCGGGCCAAATTCACGCGCCAATCGGCAAAGTGTCTTTCAACGCTGAACAACTGAACGAGAACCTTAAAGCTCTTATGGACGCTCTGAACCGTGCGAAACCGGCTGCTGCCAAAGGTGTATACCTTAAAGGCATTGCTATTTCGTCCACAATGGGACCTAGCGCTCGTGTGAATGCAGCTGCTTTCAGATAA
- the rplK gene encoding 50S ribosomal protein L11 has translation MAKKVIKMVKLQIPAGKANPAPPVGPALGQAGVNIMAFCKEFNARTADQAGLIIPVEITVFEDRSFTFITKTPPAAVLLRIAAKVEKGSGEPNKKKVAKLGRAAVREIAETKMPDLNAASVEAAMRMVEGTARSMGITIED, from the coding sequence ATGGCTAAAAAAGTTATTAAAATGGTGAAACTGCAGATTCCTGCAGGGAAAGCGAATCCAGCGCCTCCAGTAGGTCCGGCGTTAGGTCAAGCGGGTGTCAACATCATGGCATTCTGTAAGGAATTCAACGCTCGTACTGCCGACCAGGCTGGTCTGATCATCCCGGTTGAAATTACAGTATTTGAAGACCGTTCGTTTACCTTCATCACCAAAACTCCTCCGGCTGCTGTTCTGCTTCGCATCGCTGCAAAAGTAGAAAAAGGCTCCGGTGAACCAAACAAGAAAAAAGTAGCGAAGCTGGGCCGCGCAGCGGTTCGTGAAATCGCTGAAACCAAAATGCCCGATCTGAACGCTGCATCTGTTGAAGCTGCAATGCGTATGGTTGAAGGTACTGCCCGCAGTATGGGAATCACAATCGAAGACTAA
- the nusG gene encoding transcription termination/antitermination protein NusG, whose protein sequence is MEKRWYVVHTYSGYENKVKANLEKRVESMGMEDKIFRVLVPMEEELVNKDGKKKTVMRKVYPGYVLVEMVQTDDSWYVVRNTPGVTGFVGSTGSGSKPTALLPEEVEQILKHMGMVEPKAKIDFEIKESVRIMVGPFANFVGSVEEILADKSKIKVHVNMFGRETPLELDFTQVEKI, encoded by the coding sequence ATGGAAAAAAGATGGTACGTTGTTCATACCTATTCCGGGTATGAGAATAAGGTCAAGGCCAATTTGGAAAAACGCGTTGAGTCCATGGGCATGGAAGACAAAATATTCCGCGTTCTTGTTCCTATGGAAGAAGAGCTGGTAAACAAGGATGGCAAGAAAAAAACTGTCATGCGCAAAGTTTACCCTGGTTACGTTTTGGTCGAAATGGTTCAGACTGATGATTCATGGTATGTTGTCCGCAATACGCCGGGCGTTACCGGATTTGTCGGTTCAACTGGTTCGGGCTCTAAGCCTACCGCTCTGCTACCCGAAGAGGTTGAACAGATTCTGAAGCATATGGGCATGGTTGAACCTAAAGCGAAGATTGATTTCGAAATTAAGGAATCCGTACGTATTATGGTCGGTCCATTTGCGAATTTTGTGGGCTCCGTGGAAGAAATTTTGGCAGACAAAAGCAAGATCAAGGTACATGTCAACATGTTTGGACGGGAAACCCCGCTGGAGTTGGATTTCACTCAAGTGGAGAAGATATAA
- the secE gene encoding preprotein translocase subunit SecE, producing the protein MKRSFKSLFSFFTESWSELKKVRWPSRKELKNYTLIVLGTIVVISLYFWVLDIGISAVIEAII; encoded by the coding sequence GTGAAACGTAGTTTCAAGTCTTTGTTTTCCTTTTTCACTGAGAGCTGGAGTGAACTCAAAAAGGTTCGCTGGCCTAGCCGTAAAGAACTGAAGAACTATACATTGATCGTTCTCGGTACAATTGTAGTTATTTCGCTTTACTTCTGGGTTCTGGACATCGGTATTTCCGCTGTGATTGAAGCGATTATTTAG
- the rpmG gene encoding 50S ribosomal protein L33, which yields MRVIITLACTSCKQRNYATTKNKRNHPDRLEMKKFCKFCNEQTPHRETR from the coding sequence ATGCGGGTAATTATCACTTTGGCTTGTACAAGTTGCAAACAAAGAAACTATGCAACAACCAAAAACAAGCGAAATCACCCCGACCGCTTGGAGATGAAGAAATTTTGCAAGTTCTGTAACGAGCAAACTCCTCATCGCGAAACCAGATAG
- the sigH gene encoding RNA polymerase sporulation sigma factor SigH, producing MSVDLKELMLSEYDFISDEEIVEIFRGGDSGALEHLINKYRNFVRAKARSYFLIGADREDIVQEGMIGLYKAIRDFKGDKLSSFKAFAELCITRQIITAIKTATRQKHIPLNSYVSLDKPIYDEDSDRTLMDVICGSQVLDPEELIINQEEFIGLEDKMAEILSDLERKVLMLYLDGRSYQEIAEDLKRHVKSIDNALQRVKRKLERYLEVRDN from the coding sequence GTGAGTGTCGACCTCAAGGAATTAATGCTGTCCGAGTATGATTTCATAAGTGATGAAGAAATTGTCGAGATCTTCCGTGGTGGCGACAGTGGCGCATTGGAGCATTTAATTAACAAGTACCGTAATTTTGTGCGTGCCAAGGCCCGTTCCTATTTTTTGATCGGGGCAGATCGTGAAGATATTGTGCAGGAAGGCATGATTGGCTTATACAAGGCCATCCGTGACTTCAAGGGTGACAAGCTGTCATCGTTCAAGGCCTTTGCCGAGCTGTGCATCACCCGTCAGATTATAACCGCCATTAAGACCGCTACCCGCCAGAAGCATATTCCGCTTAATTCATATGTCTCGTTAGACAAGCCCATCTATGATGAGGACTCCGACCGGACATTGATGGATGTGATATGCGGAAGTCAGGTACTGGACCCGGAAGAGCTGATTATCAACCAGGAGGAGTTCATCGGACTGGAAGATAAGATGGCCGAGATTCTGAGTGATCTGGAGCGCAAGGTTCTGATGCTCTATCTGGACGGACGGTCCTATCAGGAGATTGCCGAGGATTTGAAGCGGCATGTGAAGTCCATTGACAATGCCTTGCAGCGAGTGAAACGTAAATTGGAAAGATATCTGGAAGTGCGTGACAATTAA
- a CDS encoding NYN domain-containing protein, which produces MADWRDILLVDGYNMIGGWPELAALSQTGMQGARDRLLDMLADYQAFSGLRVIAVFDAYRVPGLGRSFEQGKIQVFFTKEKETADECIERLVGEFTHRRRQISVATSDFVEQHVVFAQGALRISARELRLEIEENQKQVKKAIEPGSVSGTRHSLEDKLPPETRKRLEDWRRQ; this is translated from the coding sequence ATGGCAGACTGGCGCGATATCCTGCTCGTGGACGGATACAACATGATCGGCGGCTGGCCGGAGCTTGCGGCATTGTCGCAGACCGGTATGCAGGGGGCACGCGACCGGCTGCTCGATATGCTGGCCGATTATCAGGCGTTCTCCGGGCTGCGCGTCATTGCCGTATTCGATGCCTACCGTGTGCCGGGACTGGGCAGGTCGTTTGAACAAGGGAAGATCCAGGTCTTCTTCACCAAGGAGAAGGAAACGGCAGATGAATGCATCGAACGGCTGGTTGGGGAATTCACGCACCGCCGCAGACAGATCTCGGTAGCCACCAGCGATTTTGTGGAGCAGCATGTCGTTTTTGCCCAGGGCGCACTCCGGATTTCAGCCAGGGAACTGAGACTTGAGATTGAGGAGAACCAGAAGCAGGTGAAGAAGGCGATCGAGCCGGGAAGCGTGAGCGGGACCCGTCATTCGCTTGAAGACAAGCTGCCGCCGGAGACGCGTAAACGGCTGGAGGACTGGCGCAGACAATAG
- the rlmB gene encoding 23S rRNA (guanosine(2251)-2'-O)-methyltransferase RlmB, with amino-acid sequence MEELRTEEEILAGKHSVLEALRAGRTLNKIWIAETAQKHLTAPIVAEARKAGIVIQHVDKRKLDQLAPGVQHQGVVAQAAPFAYTEVADILAIAEAKGEPPFLLLLDEIEDPHNLGSILRTADCTGVHGVIVPKRRSAQITATVSKTSAGAVEYVPVARVTNLGQTIDRLKELGVWVVGTDVDTDQNLFGSDIVTGPVAVVIGNENKGMGRLIREKCDVLLKLPMAGRINSLNASVAAGVIMYEVLRRRQEQG; translated from the coding sequence ATGGAAGAATTGAGAACTGAAGAGGAAATACTGGCAGGCAAGCATTCGGTGCTTGAAGCCCTTAGAGCGGGACGGACACTCAACAAAATCTGGATCGCTGAGACCGCGCAAAAGCACCTGACCGCACCTATCGTTGCCGAAGCGCGCAAGGCGGGTATTGTCATTCAGCATGTGGACAAGCGCAAGCTGGATCAGCTCGCACCGGGCGTCCAGCATCAGGGAGTGGTTGCGCAAGCGGCGCCTTTTGCCTATACAGAGGTTGCTGATATTCTGGCGATAGCTGAAGCTAAGGGAGAACCGCCGTTTCTGCTCCTGCTGGACGAAATTGAAGATCCGCATAACCTCGGGTCTATCCTGCGTACGGCTGACTGCACAGGGGTGCACGGAGTCATTGTGCCGAAGCGCCGCTCTGCGCAGATTACAGCTACCGTATCCAAGACCTCGGCTGGTGCAGTCGAATATGTGCCTGTGGCCCGCGTAACGAATCTTGGACAGACCATTGACCGGCTGAAGGAGCTGGGAGTCTGGGTAGTCGGCACGGATGTGGATACCGATCAGAATCTGTTCGGATCTGATATTGTCACCGGGCCGGTAGCAGTGGTGATCGGCAATGAGAACAAGGGGATGGGCCGCCTGATCCGTGAGAAATGCGATGTGCTGCTTAAGCTGCCGATGGCCGGAAGAATCAACTCTCTGAATGCTTCAGTAGCAGCGGGCGTAATCATGTACGAGGTACTCCGCCGCCGCCAAGAACAGGGATAA
- a CDS encoding Mini-ribonuclease 3 — protein MNGLFDLNRAWFPYEPSKPAHLLPPIVLAYAGDAIYEVAVRQYLISLPNLRPQHLHRSATGLVSARAQSNILAYLDPVLTEDEKDVVRRGRNAKSGSIPKNADVLEYRHATAFECMIGYLYYTGQQTRIQELVHSSIEYMMHRPK, from the coding sequence ATGAACGGGCTGTTTGATCTGAACCGCGCCTGGTTCCCGTATGAACCCTCCAAGCCGGCCCATCTGCTGCCTCCTATCGTCCTGGCTTATGCAGGTGACGCTATCTACGAAGTTGCAGTCCGGCAGTATCTGATCTCGCTGCCTAATTTGCGCCCCCAGCATCTGCACCGGTCAGCGACCGGACTGGTCTCCGCCAGAGCTCAGAGCAACATTCTTGCTTATCTGGACCCGGTGCTTACCGAGGATGAGAAGGATGTGGTCAGAAGGGGACGCAATGCCAAATCCGGCAGCATTCCCAAAAATGCGGATGTGCTGGAATACCGCCACGCCACTGCTTTTGAATGCATGATCGGCTATTTATATTACACAGGACAGCAGACGAGAATCCAGGAGCTTGTTCACAGCAGTATCGAATATATGATGCACCGCCCCAAGTGA